A genomic region of Dunckerocampus dactyliophorus isolate RoL2022-P2 chromosome 8, RoL_Ddac_1.1, whole genome shotgun sequence contains the following coding sequences:
- the barx1 gene encoding homeobox protein BarH-like 1, with the protein MMQHPVDMGSLYLHPCRTHRYRSFMMEEILTDHQEHKVSAPTGELLKFGVNALLSTTAFHSHMVLKADQTNLVKFSMSPLGPPLLSASPNLHAGAPSHHLPLDLHLLRAKVDQGPDGSSKSKKGRRSRTVFTELQLMGLEKRFEKQKYLSTPDRIDLAECLGLSQLQVKTWYQNRRMKWKKMVLQGGGLESPTKPKGRPKKNSIPSSEHLCEQERCASSTTEGPSEASSSSHSENTQLE; encoded by the exons ATGATGCAGCATCCTGTGGACATGGGCTCTCTTTACCTTCATCCCTGCAGGACGCATCGCTACAGGAGTTTCATGATGGAGGAGATCCTCACAGATCACCAGGAGCACAAAGTTTCTGCTCCCACCGGAGAACTCCTCAAGTTCGGAGTCAACGCGCTCTTGTCCACGACAGCCTTCCACAGCCACATGg TGTTGAAGGCGGACCAGACGAACCTCGTCAAGTTCTCCATGTCTCCTCTCGGTCCTCCGCTCCTGTCCGCATCTCCGAACCTCCACGCCGGCGCGCCGTCACACCACCTGCCGCTGGACCTGCACCTCTTGCGGGCGAAAGTGGACCAGGGACCCGACGGAAGCAGCAAAAGCAAGAAAGGCCGCCGCAGCAGAACCGTCTTCACCGAACTCCAACTTATGGGTCTGGAAAAACGCTTCGAGAAGCAGAAATACCTTTCTACTCCGGACAG AATAGACCTTGCAGAGTGTTTGGGTCTGAGTCAGCTCCAAGTGAAAACGTGGTACCAGAACAGGAGGatgaagtggaagaaaatg GTGCTGCAGGGAGGAGGTCTGGAATCTCCAACTAAACCCAAAGGCCGTCCAAAGAAGAATTCTATTCCGAGCAGTGAGCATCTGTGTGAGCAGGAAAGATGTGCTTCTAGCACCACAGAAGGTCCAAGTGAAGCCTCCAGCAGCTCCCACTCAGAGAACACTCAGCTGGAATGA